In Cydia strobilella chromosome 22, ilCydStro3.1, whole genome shotgun sequence, one genomic interval encodes:
- the LOC134751440 gene encoding protein lethal(2)essential for life-like — MSLLPFLFDYELERPRRLMDQHFGLALTPDDILSAAVGPLVNREYYRPWRQLANAARDLGSSIKADKDKFQINLDVQHFSPEDISVKTTDGYIVIEGKHEEKKDQHGYISRQFKRRYALPEGCTPETVESRLSSDGVLSVTAPRVVPPEIQGERKVPIAQTGPVRKELKENANGDNTNK; from the coding sequence ATGTCTCTGCTTCCGTTCCTGTTTGATTACGAACTGGAGCGTCCCCGCCGGTTGATGGACCAGCATTTCGGTTTGGCGTTGACTCCGGACGACATCCTAAGCGCTGCCGTTGGACCATTGGTGAACCGGGAATACTACCGCCCGTGGCGTCAGCTAGCTAACGCTGCTCGCGATCTCGGCTCGAGCATCAAGGCGGACAAGGACAAGTTCCAGATCAACTTGGACGTGCAACATTTCTCGCCGGAGGATATATCTGTGAAAACTACTGACGGTTACATAGTGATTGAAGGGAAGCATGAAGAGAAGAAAGATCAGCATGGTTACATCTCGCGTCAGTTTAAGCGTCGCTACGCATTGCCTGAAGGCTGTACGCCCGAGACAGTGGAATCTCGCCTTTCGTCCGATGGTGTGCTATCCGTGACTGCTCCGAGAGTCGTGCCTCCTGAGATCCAGGGTGAACGCAAGGTACCGATCGCTCAAACCGGCCCCGTTCGCAAGGAACTGAAGGAAAACGCCAATGGAGATAATACTAACAAGTAA